Below is a window of Sciurus carolinensis chromosome 6, mSciCar1.2, whole genome shotgun sequence DNA.
TTGAGAGTGGTCAGGATAAGAACAGTGTGTCTGTGTTCCACAAGGAAAGCAGGTATCTGGAGGAACACAGCTTCTCTTTGTGGGAGGTGAGCGAGCGCCCCCTTCACAGCTGCTGTTTGGCTTTTTAATCTGAGGGTGAAGTTACACCCCACCTTGTAAACCAAACCAAGAAAGTGCCAGAGCTGAGTAGCAGTCTCTGAGCTCAAAGTTTGGTGCTCTTTTTAAGAGCCAAGACCTGAAACTTACCCAAACCTAAGTCCCCTGGTTTAGCTGGGATGCCCAGTTGCTTTGTGGTTCTTAGACACATCTTGGTTAGGTCTGGTGGTCTTCCAGTGCAGTGAAGCCCTGTCAGAGATCCTAGTTAGTCTGCACAGCAGATATTCTACACAAAGGGAAATGTGACAGTCCTTAAAAGGCCTATGCCGGGGACCCTAATCACCTTTGAACCCAAGTTCCTGGCTCTTAACCTCAGCCTCTACCCCTTAACAGGCACCAGGATCATCTACGACCGAAAGTTCCTGCTGGAGTGCAAGAACTCACCCATTGCTCGGACACCCCCCGGCTGCCTCCCTCAGATTCCCGGGGTCACAACTCCTCCAGCCCTACCCTCCAAACTGGAGTTGCTGAAGGAGCagaaggagacagaggaagagataCCCGGTAAGGAAAGCATCTAAAATTAGGAAATGCCTCATCCTTTGAGTTCAGATGCCTCTGTGAAGTAGAGTGGGGTTCAATTCCAAGAGGGGCTTCCGCGCTGGCCACAGGCCTACAGACCCTCAGACCAGCAACTAgccctgctttttctttctccagatgACGCACAATTTGAAATGGACTTCTAATCCAGTGCAGATGACCCCACGTGTGGAGTTATAGAGGGATCCCTCA
It encodes the following:
- the Eif4ebp3 gene encoding eukaryotic translation initiation factor 4E-binding protein 3 isoform X2 gives rise to the protein MSTSTSCPIPRGREQLPDCYSTTPGGTLYATTPGGTRIIYDRKFLLECKNSPIARTPPGCLPQIPGVTTPPALPSKLELLKEQKETEEEIPDDAQFEMDF